Proteins encoded together in one Bacteroides ovatus window:
- a CDS encoding pectinesterase family protein: MKNMKTLRVKMVGLLATALILFSAFRADKPVITIFMIGDSTMANKKIDGGNPERGWGMILPGFFSEDIRIDNHAANGRSSKSFISEGRWEKVISKVKKGDYVFIQFGHNDEKADSTRHTDPGSTFDEILRRYVNETRAKGGIPVLFNSIVRRNFVQPKDDAIAKDVRRTPGEKEQPKEGTVLFDTHGAYLDAPRNVAKELGVTFIDMNKITHDLVQGLGPVESKKLFMFVEPNQVPAFPKGREDNTHLNVYGARTIAGLAVDAIGKEIPELAKYIRQFDYVVAQDGSGDFFTVQEAINAVPDFRKDVRTTILIRKGTYKEKLIIPESKINISLIGEDGAILTYDGFANKKNVFGENMGTSGSSSCYIYAPDFYAENITFENSAGPVGQAVACFVSADRVYFKNCRFLGFQDTLYTYSKQSRQYYEDCYIEGTVDFIFGWSTAVFNRCHIHSKRDGYVTAPSTDKGKKYGYVFYDCRLTAEPEATKVYLSRPWRPYAQAVFIRCELGKHILPVGWNNWGKKENGNTVFYAEYESRGEGANPKARAAFSQQLKNLQGYEITTVLAGEDGWSPVADGNKLITVKR, from the coding sequence ATGAAGAATATGAAAACACTTAGGGTTAAAATGGTAGGGCTACTTGCAACGGCTCTTATTCTTTTTTCTGCATTTCGTGCAGATAAACCGGTCATCACTATCTTTATGATAGGTGATTCGACAATGGCTAACAAGAAAATAGACGGAGGAAATCCCGAACGTGGTTGGGGAATGATACTTCCCGGATTCTTCTCCGAAGACATACGGATAGACAATCATGCCGCCAACGGTCGAAGTTCCAAGAGCTTTATCAGCGAAGGACGCTGGGAAAAAGTAATTTCTAAGGTGAAGAAAGGAGATTATGTCTTTATCCAGTTCGGCCATAATGATGAGAAAGCAGACTCTACCCGTCACACCGATCCGGGTAGTACTTTTGATGAAATTCTTCGTCGGTATGTGAATGAAACCCGCGCCAAAGGTGGAATTCCGGTATTGTTCAACTCTATCGTCCGTCGAAACTTTGTGCAGCCGAAGGATGATGCCATCGCAAAAGATGTCCGCCGTACACCGGGGGAAAAGGAACAACCGAAAGAGGGAACCGTTTTATTCGATACGCATGGTGCCTATCTGGATGCTCCCCGCAATGTGGCAAAAGAACTGGGAGTGACTTTCATCGACATGAACAAAATCACCCATGACCTGGTGCAGGGACTTGGACCAGTAGAATCAAAGAAACTATTCATGTTTGTCGAACCCAATCAGGTGCCGGCTTTCCCGAAAGGTCGTGAAGACAATACTCACTTAAACGTATACGGAGCACGAACAATTGCCGGACTGGCAGTGGATGCTATCGGCAAGGAAATTCCGGAACTGGCGAAATATATCCGTCAATTCGATTATGTAGTGGCCCAAGACGGTAGCGGTGATTTCTTTACCGTGCAGGAAGCTATCAATGCTGTTCCCGATTTTCGCAAAGACGTCCGTACCACTATCCTGATTCGTAAAGGAACTTATAAAGAGAAACTCATCATCCCTGAATCCAAGATTAATATATCTTTGATTGGAGAAGACGGTGCGATACTGACTTATGACGGTTTTGCAAACAAGAAAAATGTATTTGGCGAGAACATGGGAACTTCCGGTTCGTCCAGCTGTTACATCTATGCCCCCGATTTTTATGCGGAGAATATCACATTTGAGAACTCTGCTGGTCCCGTAGGACAGGCAGTTGCCTGCTTTGTGTCTGCCGACCGTGTCTATTTTAAGAACTGTCGTTTTCTAGGTTTCCAGGATACGCTTTATACATACAGCAAGCAAAGCCGCCAATATTACGAAGACTGCTACATCGAAGGAACGGTAGATTTTATCTTCGGTTGGTCTACGGCTGTTTTCAACCGTTGTCACATTCATAGCAAACGGGATGGTTATGTCACCGCTCCCTCTACTGATAAAGGTAAAAAATATGGCTATGTATTCTATGATTGCAGACTGACTGCGGAACCGGAAGCCACAAAAGTGTATCTGTCCCGTCCTTGGCGTCCGTATGCGCAAGCTGTATTTATCCGTTGCGAACTAGGTAAACACATTCTCCCTGTCGGTTGGAATAACTGGGGCAAGAAAGAGAACGGAAATACAGTCTTCTATGCCGAATATGAGAGTCGGGGCGAAGGAGCCAATCCGAAAGCGCGTGCCGCTTTCTCCCAACAACTGAAAAACCTGCAAGGATACGAGATTACGACTGTACTGGCAGGCGAAGATGGATGGAGTCCGGTAGCGGACGGAAACAAACTGATAACAGTGAAACGTTGA